A genomic segment from Acyrthosiphon pisum isolate AL4f chromosome A3, pea_aphid_22Mar2018_4r6ur, whole genome shotgun sequence encodes:
- the LOC100159652 gene encoding LOW QUALITY PROTEIN: baculoviral IAP repeat-containing protein 2 (The sequence of the model RefSeq protein was modified relative to this genomic sequence to represent the inferred CDS: deleted 1 base in 1 codon) — protein MIKVHSQSTPVYQSPWPSNNMEIPNLSRQMSYEETPSWDLTTYENRLRTFYGVWKLNFITPDQMAKAGLYYLGIQDRVRCLYCSTEFDYWQQGDDPVVEHKRQSPQCQFFNDSSAGYDVCGIYSSAINEKKNSKKVQDLLDSVGILMQPPKHRDFATLEARLKSFEKCLIPLKQNIQTLCEVGFFYIGNGTNDQMLCYYCSQGLKDWEENDEPWTEHAKWAQSCSFVQLHKGQNFVDKVRGVKSTKFNQTELFKLIAERKDMSITENNMKVNSTKRTHIVCQSHTPTPEAFFAKFASKKRLK, from the exons ATGATAAAGGTTCATTCCCAGTCTACTCCTGTTTATCAAAGTCCGTGGCCCAGTAACAATATGGAAATTCCAAATTTATCAAGACAAATGTCTTACGAAGAAACACCTTCTTGGGATTTGACTACATACGAAAATCGCTTGAGAACGTTTTATGGAGTctggaaattaaattttataacaccTGACCAAATGGCCAAAGctggattatattatttgggCATACAAGATCGTGTTAGATGTTTGTATTGTTCTACAGAATTCGATTATTGGCAACAAGGTGATGATCCGGTTGTTGAACATAAACGGCAGTCTCCACAATGTCAATTTTTTAACGATTCTTCTG ctGGTTATGATGTGTGTGGTATTTATAGTTCTgctattaatgaaaaaaaaaattcaaaaaaagttcAAGACTTGCTAGATTCAGTGGGTATTCTGATGCAACCACCTAAGCACAGAGATTTTGCCACCCTAGAAGCACGATTGAAatcttttgaaaaatgtttgataccattaaaacaaaatattcaaactctATGTGAAGtgggatttttttatatag gcAACGGTACAAATGACCAAATGCTTTGTTATTACTGTAGTCAAGGTCTGAAGGACTGGGAAGAAAATGATGAACCGTGGACGGAACATGCAAAATGGGCCCAATCCTGTAGTTTTGTGCAATTACATAAAGGCCAAAATTTTGTGGATAAAGTACGTGGCGTGAAAAGCACAAAATTCAATCAAACG GAGTTATTCAAGCTGATTGCTGAACGTAAGGATATGTCTATTACTGAGAATAATATGAAAGTAAATTCGACAAAAAG gaCTCACATTGTCTGTCAAAGTCATACACCTACGCCGGAAGCT TTCTTTGCAAAATTTGCTTCAAAGAAGAGGTTAAAATAG